A region from the Macrobrachium nipponense isolate FS-2020 chromosome 47, ASM1510439v2, whole genome shotgun sequence genome encodes:
- the LOC135204817 gene encoding splicing factor ESS-2 homolog has product MSQIDSRPSTPGSMALEVLEGDNSIFKKPLVPPPRKRKKVLDEDTYVKEVEKIIERDFFPDLEDLKEKVEFLEAKEANDIIKLREFYSKYSCGKDSAFRNVEDSPATFETPVANSGDATPLMGSARSLSKSTCNAKESATDKDSASDSSKISLDEFLDSHTSEDNESFEQLMEKNEAKFRLKHAWMFEAEEKHNEDHTPNLSLPTVEQREEASRLAITGTSLQNDSRPKQVENWKFKTFNSVMFVPDGVPVSRAKSIEAAKQKKREVNLSNTRYTSYPFTETLSQAAMLEASAVQASKREGKVGVDGKELGKDTPKFNGYSFVTAPSPVPGVDASPLMTWGEVDGTPIQLDGNQTPLLKRHTPGPSYRIPKVPNRDRLGHMLAEQVNLRHRNKKSEAVSVARSSLGTPSTFGQHSTSERVTSMSPAAQRLLSSKLGISHATDKALRQSYTPSPLTRLGSNTPGAVTPSYALTPETVSLPSVTPKRRGSKKHSKNLPVAGDREASVGLTDNLLDLPKRPNTTTGKSERGGDTRRCAADFF; this is encoded by the exons ATGAGCCAGATAGATTCACGTCCATCCACGCCAGGGAGCATGGCTCTGGAGGTCTTGGAGGGTGACAACAGCATCTTCAAGAAGCCGTTGGTGCCGCCCccgaggaagaggaaaaaagtaCTGGACGAGGACACCTACGTCAAA gAAGTAGAGAAAATAATCGAAAGGGACTTTTTTCCCGATCTGGAAGATCTGAAAGAAAAAGTTGAGTTCTTGGAGGCCAAGGAAGCTAACGACATCATCAAGCTAAGGGAATTTTACTCCAAATACTCCTgcgggaaagactctgccttccgAAATGTAGAAGACAGTCCAGCAACCTTTGAAACACCAGTAGCAAACAGTGGGGACGCAACTCCATTGATGGGCAGTGCACGAAGTTTGTCCAAGTCTACGTGCAATGCAAAGGAGAGTGCAACAGATAAAGACAGTGCTTCCGACAGCTCCAAAATATCGCTGGACGAATTTCTTGACTCTCACACAAGTGAGGATAACGAGAGCTTTGAACAGTTGATGgagaaaaatgaagcaaaatttAGGTTGAAG CATGCCTGGATgtttgaagcagaagagaagcaCAATGAAGATCACACGCCAAACTTGAGTCTTCCAACGGTCGAGCAGCGAGAGGAAGCCTCGCGACTGGCCATAACAGGAACCTCGCTCCAGAACGACTCCAGGCCCAAGCAGGTGGAAAACTGGAAATTCAAAACATTCAACTCAGTCATGTTTGTACCAGATG GAGTGCCAGTTTCCCGAGCAAAGAGCATAGAGGCTGCGAAACAGAAGAAGCGAGAGGTGAATTTATCCAACACTCGGTACACAAGCTACCCGTTTACTGAGACGTTAAGTCAAGCAGCCATGTTGGAAGCATCGGCCGTTCAGGCCAGCAAAAGGGAGGGAAAAGTTGGCGTAGATG GGAAGGAGCTTGGGAAAGATACTCCAAAGTTTAATGGGTACAGTTTCGTAACTGCCCCATCACCAGTGCCTGGGGTCGACGCTTCTCCCCTGATGACATGGGGCGAAGTTGACGGAACTCCCATACAGCTGGATGGGAATCAGACGCCTCTCTTGAAACGACACACGCCGGGACCTTCGTATAGAATACCAAAAGTGCCTAACAG GGATCGACTCGGACACATGTTGGCCGAACAAGTCAACTTGAGGCACCGTAACAAGAAGTCCGAAGCCGTGTCTGTTGCGAGATCGAGTCTGGGTACACCGTCGACTTTCGGCCAACACTCGACGTCCGAAAGAGTCACTTCCATGTCCCCGGCTGCTCAGAGACTCCTAAGCTCAAAGTTGGGGATCAGCCATGCCACAGACAAAGCCCTACGGCAGTCTTACACGCCCTCGCCGCTGACTAGACTAGGCTCGAACACCCCGGGCGCCGTGACACCTAGTTACGCCCTCACTCCAGAAACTGTCAGCCTACCGTCGGTCACGCCCAAGAGACGAGGGTCTAAGAAACACTCTAAGAATCTTCCTGTTGCGGGCGACAGAGAAGCATCTGTTGGTCTGACGGATAACCTTTTGGACTTGCCGAAAAGACCCAACACCACTACGGGCAAATCCGAGCGTGGTGGGGACACAAGGAGGTGTGCCGCAGATTTCTTCTGA